Part of the Labilibaculum antarcticum genome, GGAGAGTCAATGTTTAATACTCCTCCAGTTGTTCCCGTTTTTGCTGCTCTTCAAACTTTGAAGTGGATCAAAGAGCAAGGTGGTGTTTCTGCAATACAGAAAATGAACGAAGAAAAAGCTGCTTTGTTGTACAATGAGATTGATAGTAATCCTATGTTTAAAGGAACTGTCATTAATAAAGAAGATCGTTCATTAATGAATATCTGCTTTGTGATGAATGATGAGTACAAAGAATTAGAAAAAGATTTTTATGAATTTGCTACATCAAAAGGAATGTCTGGAATCAAAGGTCACCGTTCTGTTGGTGGTTTTCGTGCTTCTACTTACAATGCTTTGCCAAAAGCAAGTGTACAGGCATTAGTTGATTGCATGCAAGAATTCAAAAGCACTCACGTAAAATAAATATAATAGTAAATGGGCAGGAATGGGGAAATCCATCTCCTGCTTATTTGTCATTCAGTGCACGAGGAACGACTAAAGTAATCCAAGGATTACTTCGATTTGGCTGGCAATGACATTTTATTTTTTCATAATTCAAATATCAAATAAAATGACAAAAGTATTAATTGCAACCGATAAACCTTTTGCTCCTGCAGCTGTTGATAGTATCAGAACTGTTGTTGAAGGTGCTGGTTACGAATTGGTTTTGTTGGAATCTTATACTGATAAAGCAGACTTGTTAGCCGCAGTTGCCGATGTTGATGGCATGATTATTCGCAGTGATAAAGCAACTCGCGAAGTAATTGAGGCTGCTAAAAACCTAAAAGTAATTGTTCGTGCTGGTGCAGGATACGATAATATCGATTTGGAGGCTTGTACGGAAAATGGTGTTGTTGCTATGAACACTCCAGGGCAGAATTCAAATGCTGTTGCTGAGTTGGTTTTTGGAATGATGGTATTTTTGGCAAGAAACGGTTTCAACGGAACGTCTGGTTTTGAATTACGCGGTAAAAAAATCGGTATTCATGCATATGGTAACGTAGGTCGTTATGTAGGCGGAATTGCTAAAGGTTTTGGAATGGAAGTATATGCTTTCGATCCATTTGTAGCAAAAGAGACAATTGAAGCTGATGGCGTAAAAGTTGTTGATTCTGTTGAGGAATTATACAGCACTTGTAATTACGTTTCTCTTCACATTCCTGCAAATGATAAAACTAAAAAATCAATCAATTTCGATTTGTTGAACAGGATGCCTAAAGGTGGTGTTCTTGTGAATACAGCTCGTAAAGAGGTGATTGACGAAGAAGGTTTGATTAAATTAATGGCTGCTCGTAAAGATTTTGCATACATTTCTGATATTGCTCCTGATTGTAAAGATGAGATTGCTGCCAAATTTGAAGGTCGATTTTTCTTTACTCCAAAGAAAATGGGTGCACAAACTGCTGAAGCAAATATCAATGCTGGTATTGCCGGAGCAAATCAAATTGTGAATTGCATCGAAAAAGGAGATGAAACTTACAGAGTAAATAAGTAATATTTGGAAAACAAGAGGAAAGTCATTTTCTTCTTGTTTTCTACCTTATATATTTGAACGCAATTTGCATTCAAATAGAGTACAACAACAACAAACACAACAAAAACATAGAACGCGATGGCTATTTTAAAACCATTTAAGGGCTTGCGCCCACCAAAAGAGATTTCAAAAGATTTGGCTTGTTTGCCATATGATGTAATGAATTCGGAAGAAGCTGCTCAAATGGCTGAAGGTAAGGATGTATCTTTGCTTCATATCACTCGTGCCGAAATCGATTGCCCGAATGGAACAGATGTTCACTCAGAAGAGGTGTATAAAAAATCTGTATCCAATTTAAAAATGTTCCAGGAGAAGGGCTGGTTGGTTCAAGATGAGGAAGCTAAGTTTTACATCTATGCTCAAACCATGGATGGCAGAACTCAGTACGGTATTGTTGCAAATGCAGCTTGTGAAGATTACAAGAATGGTGTAATTAAGAAGCATGAATTAACTCGTCCTGATAAAGAGGAAGATCGAATGATTTTAACTCGTTATACCGAAGCTAATCTTGAGCCGGTATTTTTTTCATATAAAGCGGTTCCGGAAATTGATGCAATTGTTGCTGATATCGTAAAGAATGAAGAGGCTGAGTATGATTTTGTAGCCGAAGACGGATTTGGTCATCACTTTTGGCCTGTAAATAATCCTGCAATCAATAAAGAGTTGGAAGAGTTGTTTGCAACTAAAGTTCCTGCTACTTACGTTGCCGATGGTCACCACCGTACTGCTGCAGCTGCTCGTATTGGTGATGAATTTGCGGCTAAGAATCCAAATCACACAGGTGATGAGGAGTACAATTACTTTATGGCTGTGCATTTTCCAGATAATCAATTAGCAATTATCGATTACAATCGTGTAGTTAAAGATGTGAATGGAATGACTGAAGCTGAATTTTTGGCTAAGCTTGATGTGACATTTGATGTTGAGTGCATGGGTGAAGAGATTTACAAGCCTGCTAAATTGCATGAATTCTCAATGTATTTGGATAGCAAGTGGTACAAGTTAAATGCTAAGGAAGGTACTTACGATGATAAGGATCCGATTGGTGTTTTAGATGTAACTATTTTGTCAAGTCACGTTTTGGATAACTTATTAGGTGTTGAAGACCTTCGTACCACAACCCGTGTTGAGTTTATAGGAGGTATTCGTGGATTGGGAGAGTTGAAAAAGCGTGTGGATAGTGGTAGTATGAAAGTTGCTTTTGCATTGTATGCAGTGTCTATGCAACAATTAATCGATATCGCTGATACAGGAAATATTATGCCTCCAAAAACTACTTGGTTCGAGCCTAAACTTCGTTCAGGTTTATTAATTCACAAGTTGGATTAAGCTTAATCTCTATAAAAAATATGAAGGATGCCTAATGGCATCCTTTTTTTTTGTGCGAAATCGTACACGTACGTGCTTAATCGAACAGATTACTTGATAGTGGTTTTGAGTTAATTCTCACACTGTTAGTGTTTTGTGTGTGGTGGCATGTGGATTGATATAATAAATTGCATATCTAATCCCCAAATTATGATTCAGAATTTTTTTAAGGTCGCCTTTCGAAATATGAGAAAATACAAAGGCTATTCCTTTATAAATATTGTTGGTTTAGCTGTTGGTTTAGCTTGTGTGTTTCTTATTTATCTGTTTGTACAGGATGAATTGAGTTACGATAAGTTTTATCCTAAATCGAATGACATTTATCGTGTAGCCTCTAAAATTAAGATGGGGGAACGAAAAATGGATGGCAATACCATTTGTGCCCCGTTTTCACCAAACGCAGTTGCCGATTTTCCTGAAGTGAGATATGCTGTAAGAATTAATTTTTGGAACAACGTGTTGTTTAGGTTTGAAGATAAACAATTTGTTGAGGATAAATTTCTTCGTACTGATTCTACTTTTTTCGATGTATTTTCGCGTCCTTTTGTATATGGTGATTCAAAAACAGCTTTAAAAGGCAAGAATAATATTGTATTGACTCAAAGTACATCTCAAAAATATTTTGGTGATTTGAATCCTGTTGGGAAAATATTGACTCGCGATAAAGATAATCTCTACACTATAAGTGGAGTAGTAGAGGATGTGCCTGAGAATTCTCATTTTCATTATGATTTAGTTGGCTTGTTAAATTTAAGTGCGGAGGAGGAAGATAATTGGTTTAGTGATTATATGCAAGCTTATCTTTTGTTACAACCAGGATCGAACTATCAGGATTTAGAAGCTAAATTTCGTAATTTTTTAGTTGGCCATATGGGCCCTAAATTGATTGAAGTGTTAGGAATTGATATTAATGAGTGGGAAAAAAATGGAAATGAATTTAAGTTTTATTTGGAACCATTGGAATCAATTTATTTAAAAACTACCACAGAAAATCAGATTGAGCCGGTAAGCGATATCAAATACATTTATATATTTTCTGCAATTGCATTCTTTATTCTACTGCTTGCGTGTGTAAATTTTTTGAATCTAACTACTGCTCGCTCATATACCAGAGCTCGTGAAGTTGGAGTGAGAAAGGTATTTGGTAGTAGTAGATCTATGCTTATGATTCAATTTTATGCCGAAACTTTATTAATGGCATTATTGGCTGCTGTTATATCTTTCTTTTTGGTCGAATTGATGTTGCCTTATTTTAATGAAATAGCCAAAAAAAGTTTGATGTCATCGCTGTTGTGGAAAGGGGAGTATTTCTTATTTATGGGAGGTGTGATCGCATTTGTTGTACTATTCGCCGGAAGTTATACTGCAATTTCTTTATCGGGTTTTAGAGTATTGAGTGTATTAAAAGGTGAGGTTCAAAAAGGACGACTTGGGAAACGTATTAGAGCAGGTCTTGTGATTTTTCAATTTACGGTTGCCATTGGTATTTTAATATCTGCATTTGTAATTAAAGAGCAGGTTGATTTTATGCAGGAAAAAAAGCTGGGATTTGATAAGGATCGTGTATTAGTGGTTGATAGAGCATATGCTTTAGAAAATGAACAGAAAATATCAATTAAGGAGAAGTTAAAAGGGTATTCTGGAATTGAAGACGTTTCATTTTCAGGTATGGTTCCTGGTCGGGGAACAAATGGCTGGTCGATGTATAAGGAAGGTGCCAGTAATGAGGACATGATCAATTTTCGATTGATGCATGTTGATGAAAATTTTATTGATTTGTTAGGATTGAATATAATTGATGGAAGAAAGTTCGATGTTGATAGATTATCAGATACTTCTGTATTTGTTGCCAATCAGGCGGCGATTGCGGCATTGGGGTATAAGGATAATCCCGTGGGGCGTAACATTTACAAGCCTGGTTTTAATCAAAAAGGGAGAGAGGCTTTGGAGATTATCGGTGTGGTTGAAGATTTCCACTTCGAATCGATGCGCGATAAAATACTACCCATGTTATTGGTCTCAAATCAAAATGATTTTAAACGGTATATGTTGGTGAAATTGAAACCCGAAAATGTTATGGATGGTGTTAAGGTTGTGAAAAAGTATTGGACGAAAATGACAACAGGACAACCGTTTGAATATTTCTTTTTAGATAGTGATTTTAATAACCTGTTTAAAGGTGAAGAAAGAGTTGCAAACATACTTAGTTCATTTACTATTTTGGCCTTTTTTATTGCACTTCTTGGTCTGCTGGGATTGGTTTCTTTTGAGATGCAATTGAGGATTAAAGAGATTGGAATTCGTAAAGTATTAGGCAGTTCTGAATTTAGTTTAATGGTATTATTGAGTCGAAAACTATGTTTGAATGTTATAGTCGCAAATATTGTGGCCTGGCCATTAACCTATTTTATAATGCAGCGTTGGTTATCAAACTTCGTTTATCGAATAGAGTTTCCTTGGTATTATTTTATTTTTGCTTTATTGATGTCAATTATTTTAGCTGTAGTTACAGTTAGTGGACATTCGTTAAAGATTGCAAGAGCAAATCCGATTGAATCATTAAAATACGAATAGATTTTTTCGATTATAATACATGTTGAAATAGCTCTCATCGCAAATGATGAGAGCTTTTTTCATAGAGAGAATTAGATTTTTTAACCATTTGGTTAAAAAAAGCAGTTGATTTATTTGTTGGCTAAAAAAAAACAAATACATTTGCATTAACCAAACGGTTAAACCGGATGGTTAATTTTTTAATGGTTGATTAACCAAATGGTTAAAAAGATGAAAGAAGGAAAGAAATCTTCAGAAACTCAGGAGACAATTTTAATTGCAGCAAGGCAAATTTTTGCGCAAAAGGGTCTTGCAGGAGCTAGAATGCAGGAAATTGCCGATAGTGCTGGTATAAATAAGGCCTTATTACATTATTATTACAGAAGTAAGGATAAATTATTTGAGCAGGTTTTTGAAGAAGCATTTAAGCAGATTGTTAGACCACTAGGCGCATTTTTAGCTGATAATTCTGAATTGTTCCAAAAGATTAGAAATATTTGCAGACTCTATCATGAAGTGCTAATTGAATATCCATTCATTCCCAACTTTGTAATTAATGAAATAAATTCAGACCCAACAAGAATACTTAAATTGTTAGATGCTGAAGGTGTTTTGGAAGGAATGGAAAATACGGCATTACAAATTAGCGAAGCAGTTAAATCTGGAATAATAAGATCTATTGATTCAAGAGAATTAATTCTGAATATTATCAGCTTGTCTGTTTTTCCATTTGCTGCTCGTCCTATAGCACAGGAATTGTTGTATAAAGATATTAATATGGACAAAATGTTGAATGAAAGAGCAGATTGTGTTTCAGACTTTATTATAAAATCAATAAAAATTTAAAATTATGAGTTTAGCGTTTAAAAAGAAGACGTGGATTTTCATGCTGATATTCTTTAGTTTGATTCAAATTAGCTCAGGACAGAAGACTGTTTTAAGCTTGAATCAAATTCAAGATGAAGTACAAAGAAATTATCCTTTGGTAAAAGGGAAAGAGCTTTTAAGTAAGCATTCAGAACTAAGTATAGAGAATATTAAAATTGCTTATTTACCAAAATTATATGCAAATGGAAAAATGAGTTATCAATCGGATGTTACAAGCAGTCCAATATCTGGAACGAGTTCTTTTGGGGCACCAAAAGATCAATATTCTGTCAATTTAGATGTTGAACAATTAATTTACAATGGAGGCAGAACAAAATCTCAATTGAATCTTAGTAAGCTTTCGACAGAAATTGATATTCAGGATTTAGAGGTGAAAATGTTTGCTTTGAGAGAAAGAGTAAATGAAGCATTCTTTAGCATTCTTCTTTTAAGACAGAGTAGAATGGTAATAGACGAGAAAAAGAAAAGTATTACCGCAAGTTTGGAACAGGTTAAATCAGCAGTAAAAAGCGGGGTGATGGCAATGGCTAATTCAAAAGTTCTTGAAGCGGAAATTTTGCTAATCAACCAACAGGTTAATGAGCTTGAATTTGCAGAAAAATCAGCCTTTGAAACCTTAGCTGAATTAATGAATCGAGATAATGATTTTGAAATAGAAATTACAAATCTTAAGATTGATCAAAAGGATTTACTCTTGGAGGATGAGCAACTTGAAAAAAGACCGGAATATCAGTTGTATGCCGGACAAAAAACTCTGCTTGCTGAAAAAATAGAATTAGTGAAAAA contains:
- a CDS encoding DUF1015 domain-containing protein; amino-acid sequence: MAILKPFKGLRPPKEISKDLACLPYDVMNSEEAAQMAEGKDVSLLHITRAEIDCPNGTDVHSEEVYKKSVSNLKMFQEKGWLVQDEEAKFYIYAQTMDGRTQYGIVANAACEDYKNGVIKKHELTRPDKEEDRMILTRYTEANLEPVFFSYKAVPEIDAIVADIVKNEEAEYDFVAEDGFGHHFWPVNNPAINKELEELFATKVPATYVADGHHRTAAAARIGDEFAAKNPNHTGDEEYNYFMAVHFPDNQLAIIDYNRVVKDVNGMTEAEFLAKLDVTFDVECMGEEIYKPAKLHEFSMYLDSKWYKLNAKEGTYDDKDPIGVLDVTILSSHVLDNLLGVEDLRTTTRVEFIGGIRGLGELKKRVDSGSMKVAFALYAVSMQQLIDIADTGNIMPPKTTWFEPKLRSGLLIHKLD
- a CDS encoding 3-phosphoglycerate dehydrogenase, giving the protein MTKVLIATDKPFAPAAVDSIRTVVEGAGYELVLLESYTDKADLLAAVADVDGMIIRSDKATREVIEAAKNLKVIVRAGAGYDNIDLEACTENGVVAMNTPGQNSNAVAELVFGMMVFLARNGFNGTSGFELRGKKIGIHAYGNVGRYVGGIAKGFGMEVYAFDPFVAKETIEADGVKVVDSVEELYSTCNYVSLHIPANDKTKKSINFDLLNRMPKGGVLVNTARKEVIDEEGLIKLMAARKDFAYISDIAPDCKDEIAAKFEGRFFFTPKKMGAQTAEANINAGIAGANQIVNCIEKGDETYRVNK
- a CDS encoding TolC family protein produces the protein MSLAFKKKTWIFMLIFFSLIQISSGQKTVLSLNQIQDEVQRNYPLVKGKELLSKHSELSIENIKIAYLPKLYANGKMSYQSDVTSSPISGTSSFGAPKDQYSVNLDVEQLIYNGGRTKSQLNLSKLSTEIDIQDLEVKMFALRERVNEAFFSILLLRQSRMVIDEKKKSITASLEQVKSAVKSGVMAMANSKVLEAEILLINQQVNELEFAEKSAFETLAELMNRDNDFEIEITNLKIDQKDLLLEDEQLEKRPEYQLYAGQKTLLAEKIELVKKDRLPVITGFGQLGYGQPGYNQLSDEFDSYYMIGAKVSWNIFDWKAGKRNQRKFDIQKELIETQESSFQRNQKVELNKEHNNISKFKILLTQDDAIVELQEDVTKSSSSKLDNGIITSSDYLEDLNKEIQSKLNREYHHIQLSQSIAEYSRIIGKTEL
- a CDS encoding ABC transporter permease produces the protein MIQNFFKVAFRNMRKYKGYSFINIVGLAVGLACVFLIYLFVQDELSYDKFYPKSNDIYRVASKIKMGERKMDGNTICAPFSPNAVADFPEVRYAVRINFWNNVLFRFEDKQFVEDKFLRTDSTFFDVFSRPFVYGDSKTALKGKNNIVLTQSTSQKYFGDLNPVGKILTRDKDNLYTISGVVEDVPENSHFHYDLVGLLNLSAEEEDNWFSDYMQAYLLLQPGSNYQDLEAKFRNFLVGHMGPKLIEVLGIDINEWEKNGNEFKFYLEPLESIYLKTTTENQIEPVSDIKYIYIFSAIAFFILLLACVNFLNLTTARSYTRAREVGVRKVFGSSRSMLMIQFYAETLLMALLAAVISFFLVELMLPYFNEIAKKSLMSSLLWKGEYFLFMGGVIAFVVLFAGSYTAISLSGFRVLSVLKGEVQKGRLGKRIRAGLVIFQFTVAIGILISAFVIKEQVDFMQEKKLGFDKDRVLVVDRAYALENEQKISIKEKLKGYSGIEDVSFSGMVPGRGTNGWSMYKEGASNEDMINFRLMHVDENFIDLLGLNIIDGRKFDVDRLSDTSVFVANQAAIAALGYKDNPVGRNIYKPGFNQKGREALEIIGVVEDFHFESMRDKILPMLLVSNQNDFKRYMLVKLKPENVMDGVKVVKKYWTKMTTGQPFEYFFLDSDFNNLFKGEERVANILSSFTILAFFIALLGLLGLVSFEMQLRIKEIGIRKVLGSSEFSLMVLLSRKLCLNVIVANIVAWPLTYFIMQRWLSNFVYRIEFPWYYFIFALLMSIILAVVTVSGHSLKIARANPIESLKYE
- a CDS encoding TetR/AcrR family transcriptional regulator, with amino-acid sequence MKEGKKSSETQETILIAARQIFAQKGLAGARMQEIADSAGINKALLHYYYRSKDKLFEQVFEEAFKQIVRPLGAFLADNSELFQKIRNICRLYHEVLIEYPFIPNFVINEINSDPTRILKLLDAEGVLEGMENTALQISEAVKSGIIRSIDSRELILNIISLSVFPFAARPIAQELLYKDINMDKMLNERADCVSDFIIKSIKI